CCGATTCCAATATAACCTTCTGCTTGTGCTGCAGTCATCTTGATTTCTTGATTCAGATATCTGGCTTGAATGACATTCAACGGTAAGAATGTTGCTCTGCCTAAATGATTTTGTTTTAAAAATTGAATCGCTTGGCGACCATTCTTTTCATTATCCACAATAATATGCTGCATGGAGGCACCTAATGCTGTTTCAATGGCAGTCGTTAAATTTGAAGGCACTTCAATGACCTCAGCTACTGCTCCATGAATGCCCGACAATTCTTTGTCCTTAGCTTTCAAGACATGTTTGACTCCGTTGAAGAAATAAGTATAATCTTCTTCACGACTCGATAGACTTTCAATCTTAGCCTTTAACTTGTCATTATAGCGATAAGCTTGATAAAGTCTTTCTTCTTCTGCGGTTTGTTGATTTTTAGCAGCTGTAAGTTTTTCTTCACACGTTTGCAGCTCTGCTTCTAACTTCTTAAAAGTTTGTTGACGTGCTTGATATTGCTGTTCAATATCCGTAATTTCAGATTGAAGCGATTTTAATTGGTTGAACGCCTCTAGTAAACGGCTGTCTAATCTTGATTGTTTCGCTTCGTTTTCTTCAATGGTACGTTCTAAGAAGCGAATATCGTTGTTCACTTCGGATTGTTCAGACATGATGTCATAGTATTGATTCTTAATCTCTTCCAATTCTTCATCATGATCTGTATCACTGATATACAACTTGTCTTCTAAAGCTTTAATTTCGCCAGCAAGTTCTTTTTGTCTGCGTACAAGCTCATCTTGAGCTGCTTCAGCCTCTTGTCTTTCAGTCTCTAATTGTGTCTTTTGCTGCTCTAAAGCTGCTTGTTCTTCTTCATATCGTGCATTCGTTTGCGATTGATTCTTTTTACGTTCTTCTAAGACATTTAATTGACCCGCTAATTTTTCAGCTGCTTCAGTTGTCTGTACCAACTCATAGTTCAAACGTTCAATATCATCATTCTGTTGATTCAACTCTGCTTTATATTTGGTCAATGTTTTAGAATAAGAAGTTTTGTCCGCTTCTTTTTGTGCTTGCTGGCTCTTAAGTATATTCAACTGTTCATCTGCTTTTTGAATGGCCTCTTGATAATCATTGATATCATGTACAGTGACAAGCACATCGCTTTTTTTCATTTCACTTGAGAGATGCTGGTATTCCTTAGCAATTGCCGCTTCTTCTCTCAACGGTTCTACACGGCCTTCTAAATCGTACAGAATATCTTCCACACGTGTTAAATTCTCTTCCGTTTGATCTAATTTTTGCACAGAAGCTGCTTTACGTTTCTTATATTTCAAGACCCCTGCTGATTCTTCAATGATTTGTCGACGATCAGCGGGTTTCGCATTTAAGATTTCATCTACACGTCCTTGAGAAATAATACTGAACGCTTCTTTGCCTAATCCTGAATCCAAGAAGAGCTCAATGATATCTTTTAAACGTGCGCGGTCATTATTTAAATAGTACGCACTTTCACCGCTGCGATATAGGCGGCGTGTTACGATAATTTCATCTTCATCAACATTTAATTGATGTGCATGATTATCCAATTTCAAACGTACTTCAGCATAATTTTGCGCTTTACGATGTTCTGCGCCGGAAAAAATAATATCTTCCATCTTCGAACCACGTAAGGATTTGGCTGATTGTTCACCGAGCACCCATTTGATTGCATCAGTGATATTACTCTTGCCGCTGCCGTTCGGGCCTACGATTGCCGTCACGCCTTGGTCGAAATTAACCTCAGTCTGTTCCGCAAACGATTTGAAACCGAAGGCATTGATTGATTTTAAATAAACCATGCTTTTTTATTTCTCCTTATTCCTGTTCTGACAATCTGTGACTTATTGCTTTTTCATAGTATTATATGCTTTTTCGGCAGCTTTTTGTTCTGATTCTTTCTTCGTTCTGCCTTGGCCTGTCGCTACAGCTTCATCTTCTAATAATACTTCTGAAGTGAACAGACGATGATGGGCTGGTCCTTCTTCATGAATTAAGCGATAGGTTACATTTCCTTTGCTGAGACGGTGAATTAATTCTTGGAATTGCGTTTTAAAATCCACTACTCCCATTAGTTCATCATCTTCTACATGCGGGAAGATGACTTCTTCTGCGAACTGCCAAACTGCTTTTAGACCTTGGTCTAAATATAAAGCGCCTACGAAGGCTTCAAAGGCATCTGACACTAATGAAGGTCTAGTGCGTCCTCCTGTTTTTTCTTCACCTTTTCCTAATAAGATGAGTTCATTTAAGTGGATTTTATTCGCAAATATTACAAGTGAGGGTTCACATACAATTGTCGCGCGCATTTTAGTTAAGTTGCCTTCTGGTAATTCTGGGTACTTATCGAATAAATAGCGTGAAACCGTCAATTCTAATACCGCATCTCCAAGAAATTCCAAACGCTCATTGTGGTCGAGACGATTCATGTTGAAATCATTAATAAAGCTTGAATGTGAAAATGCTTGTTGGTAAAGAGGTAAATTATCGTAGTTTAAATTTAGCATCTGCATTTTATCTGCAAATTTCTTATTGAAATTTTGAAGTAATGCTTCTTTCTTGTGATTGGTCAAAAAAAGACCTCCTTTTTTTCTATCAAGATAGGAATTTATACTCTGTCTATGTTACTCATTTTACGTGAATTTGTCTTAAAACAAAAGAAAAATCTGAGTCGCTGAAAGAGACGACTCAGATAATATTTTCATTATTTATCAAGGTTGTTGATGAAATTAACTGCGTCACCAACTGTATTGATTTTTTCAGCTTCTTCATCAGGGATTTCAGTACCGAATTCATCTTCTAATTCCATCACTAATTCAGCGATGTCAAGTGAGTCAGCGCCTAAATCATCTTTGAAAGATGCATCTTCAGTTACTTTGTCAGCATCTACACCTAAACGGTCTACGATGATATCTTTAACTTTATCGAAGTTTTCCACGTCGATTCACCTCCTTTAACAAGCCTATACGACTCTATTATTTTCCCATTTTATTATCAATAATACAAGTAGGTTTACCCATAAATTAGTGTAATCGCACTACTTCCATCAAATTATGCTAATTAAACTGGGAAATTATTCCATGAACATGCCGCCGTTGACATGAATCGTTTGGCCAGTGATATATTTAGCTTTATCAGACGCTAAGAAAGCAACTGTATTTGCAATATCTGTATCTTCACCGAAACGACCAAGCGGAATTTGAGATTTCATTTGTTCTTTAAGGTCATCATTCAAAGCATCTGTCATATCAGATACGATGAAACCTGGTGCCACAGCATTCACTGTAATACCACGTGATGCAAGTTCGCGAGCTGCTGTTTTCGTTAACCCGATAACACCTGCTTTAGTGGCTACGTAGTTCGCTTGTCCAGGATTGCCGACTGCGCCTACTACACTTGTTAAGTTGATGATAGCGCCACTGCGTTGTTTCATCATTTGACGTGTCGCTTTTTGGATACAGTTGAAGACACCTTTCAAGTTCGTATCAATCACGTCATCCCATTCTTGCTCTTTCATACGCATTAATAAGTTGTCACGTGTAATACCTGCATTATTGACAAGAACATCTAATGAACCGAATTTTGAAACGACTTCTTGAATCATTTCTTTAACTTCATCGGGATTGGCTACGTTAGCTTGAATCGCAAAAGCATCTACACCTTTGCCCTTGATTTCTTCCACAACCGCTTCTGCTTTCTCTTTATTACCAGCATAGTTGACCGCTACATTGTAGCCTTCATCCGCTAATTGCAAAGCAATACTGCGGCCGATACCTCTAGAAGCACCTGTTACTAATGCACTTTTACTCATTTTCATTCCATCCTTTAACATCTTCGAGTGTTTGAATCGAAGTTAATTTAACATCTCTGTTGATTTTCTTGATTAAACCAGACAATACTTTGCCAGGTCCGATTTCGATAAAGTGGTCAACACCTTGATCGATTAACCATTCTGTTGATTTGATAAATTGAACTGGTGAGTAAAGTTGTTTCACCATATTTTGTTTAATAACTTCCGCATCTGTTTCTGCTTGCGCGTGATAATTCTGTACTACTGGAATTTCAGCATCATGCCATTCAAATTGATTAATATAATCTTCAAAGTCTTTTTCAATCACTTGCATCATAGATGAGTGGAACGGGCCAGAAACATTTAATGGCAATACACGTTTCGCACCTAGTGATTTACCTTGTTCGACAATGCGGTCGATAGCTGTTTTATGTCCTGAAACTACAATTTGACCCGGTGAATTGATATTGGCAGGTTCGATGATTGAACCTTCTTCAGACAATTCTTCACAAATTTTAGCCACTTCATCATAATCTAAGCCAAGTACTGCTGCCATGCTGCCGACACCACTTGGGAATGCCTGTGCCATCAATTCGCCTCTTTTGCGAACGATTTTAACTGCATCTTCAAAAGAAAGCACTTTGGCTGCGGCTAAACTAGAATATTCTCCCAAGCTATGTCCCATTGTATAATCTGCGTCAACGTTTTCCAAAGCATTCAATAAAGCGATACTGTGTGTCAACAATGCAGGTTGCGTATTCTCTGTTTCTCCTAATTTACCTTCTTCGTCTGTAAACATTGTTTCTAACAAGTCAAAGTCTACTGCTTGTTGTGCTTGATCTAGGATTTCTGTCGCTTGTGCATCAACTTGGTATAAGTCTTTTGCCATACCGGCTTTTTGTGCACCTTGTCCAGGAAAAATAATGGCCGTCTTGCCCATTACGCTTCACCTACCGTTTCTCTCATAATTTCTACAATACGTTCTTCTCCTGCGATTTTAGCTTGACGGATGGCTGAATAAAAGGCTCTGGCATTCGAGCTGCCGTGTGCTTTA
Above is a genomic segment from Staphylococcus piscifermentans containing:
- a CDS encoding acyl carrier protein, with product MENFDKVKDIIVDRLGVDADKVTEDASFKDDLGADSLDIAELVMELEDEFGTEIPDEEAEKINTVGDAVNFINNLDK
- the rnc gene encoding ribonuclease III; translation: MQMLNLNYDNLPLYQQAFSHSSFINDFNMNRLDHNERLEFLGDAVLELTVSRYLFDKYPELPEGNLTKMRATIVCEPSLVIFANKIHLNELILLGKGEEKTGGRTRPSLVSDAFEAFVGALYLDQGLKAVWQFAEEVIFPHVEDDELMGVVDFKTQFQELIHRLSKGNVTYRLIHEEGPAHHRLFTSEVLLEDEAVATGQGRTKKESEQKAAEKAYNTMKKQ
- the fabG gene encoding 3-oxoacyl-[acyl-carrier-protein] reductase; its protein translation is MSKSALVTGASRGIGRSIALQLADEGYNVAVNYAGNKEKAEAVVEEIKGKGVDAFAIQANVANPDEVKEMIQEVVSKFGSLDVLVNNAGITRDNLLMRMKEQEWDDVIDTNLKGVFNCIQKATRQMMKQRSGAIINLTSVVGAVGNPGQANYVATKAGVIGLTKTAARELASRGITVNAVAPGFIVSDMTDALNDDLKEQMKSQIPLGRFGEDTDIANTVAFLASDKAKYITGQTIHVNGGMFME
- the smc gene encoding chromosome segregation protein SMC, translating into MVYLKSINAFGFKSFAEQTEVNFDQGVTAIVGPNGSGKSNITDAIKWVLGEQSAKSLRGSKMEDIIFSGAEHRKAQNYAEVRLKLDNHAHQLNVDEDEIIVTRRLYRSGESAYYLNNDRARLKDIIELFLDSGLGKEAFSIISQGRVDEILNAKPADRRQIIEESAGVLKYKKRKAASVQKLDQTEENLTRVEDILYDLEGRVEPLREEAAIAKEYQHLSSEMKKSDVLVTVHDINDYQEAIQKADEQLNILKSQQAQKEADKTSYSKTLTKYKAELNQQNDDIERLNYELVQTTEAAEKLAGQLNVLEERKKNQSQTNARYEEEQAALEQQKTQLETERQEAEAAQDELVRRQKELAGEIKALEDKLYISDTDHDEELEEIKNQYYDIMSEQSEVNNDIRFLERTIEENEAKQSRLDSRLLEAFNQLKSLQSEITDIEQQYQARQQTFKKLEAELQTCEEKLTAAKNQQTAEEERLYQAYRYNDKLKAKIESLSSREEDYTYFFNGVKHVLKAKDKELSGIHGAVAEVIEVPSNLTTAIETALGASMQHIIVDNEKNGRQAIQFLKQNHLGRATFLPLNVIQARYLNQEIKMTAAQAEGYIGIGAELIRTQSQYKNVIANLLGTTIIVDNLKHANELARAIRYRTRIVTLEGDIVNPGGSMTGGGQRQTKSILAQKDELAQHREQLKQYEQQTAQFEQEVQQIKATANQYSEDYLEISQRYNLEKQSMHDLSLELDRLKTSESHIKSEHEEFEFEKNDGYQSETSRQTLKDKELQKQALADKLAELEKQIETLTKLSKEGKESSTQLQQQLHQKQSDLAVLKERIKTGREQLARLDKQREQNRLQQEKLAEDIQLFNSDEVTGQKAFETIQADIEVKKEEKAALSSRLAELKQQRQATNEEIEEYDALLQEAHRDILSIENSYQDIKAEQSKLDVLIDHAMDHLTEDYHLTYEAARELYEQDEPIEALRKKVKLTKMSIEELGPVNLNAIQQFEEVNERYTFLDEQRTDLREAKATLEQIIKEMDEAVIDRFKTTFHAVQGYFSEVFKSLFGGGQAELRLTDDDYLTAGVDIIVQPPGKKLQHLSLLSGGERALSAIALLFALLKVRSAPFVILDEVEAALDEANVIRYANYLKQLSEKTQFIVITHRKGTMEAADRLYGITMQESGVSKLVSVNLNTIDEVLKEEQE
- the fabD gene encoding ACP S-malonyltransferase; the protein is MGKTAIIFPGQGAQKAGMAKDLYQVDAQATEILDQAQQAVDFDLLETMFTDEEGKLGETENTQPALLTHSIALLNALENVDADYTMGHSLGEYSSLAAAKVLSFEDAVKIVRKRGELMAQAFPSGVGSMAAVLGLDYDEVAKICEELSEEGSIIEPANINSPGQIVVSGHKTAIDRIVEQGKSLGAKRVLPLNVSGPFHSSMMQVIEKDFEDYINQFEWHDAEIPVVQNYHAQAETDAEVIKQNMVKQLYSPVQFIKSTEWLIDQGVDHFIEIGPGKVLSGLIKKINRDVKLTSIQTLEDVKGWNENE